The proteins below come from a single Aegilops tauschii subsp. strangulata cultivar AL8/78 chromosome 6, Aet v6.0, whole genome shotgun sequence genomic window:
- the LOC120965942 gene encoding uncharacterized protein isoform X1, with protein sequence MGRKACIEQKNLPSWFTVTEYRRATGTYKTYFDTYNNQTYRSIEGAARAFGLGDKDEPAFPKPLNIRKEDGSSGSLPMGPCTKIPAIPEYVGKDTASDSLNLEQEELKKFPSKGKELKETGDVASTMKGEEEKDNKEVGYAASNLENEEEMAKKINAPSADAASIQDEDVAGEVKNRDHA encoded by the exons ATGGGAAGGAAGGCTTGTATTGAACAGAAAAATTTACCTTCATGGTTTACTGTTACAGAGTATAGACGGGCTACAGGAACTTACAAG ACATATTTTGATACATACAATAATCAGACGTACCGATCAATAGAGGGAGCGGCAAGGGCTTTTGGACTTGGTGACAAGGACGAACCTGCTTTTCCGAAGCCTTTGAATATCAGGAAG GAAGACGGCTCATCTGGATCATTACCTATGGGGCCTTGTACTAAAATCCCTG CAATCCCTGAGTATGTTGGAAAGGACACTGCTAGTGATTCACTCAATTTGGAACAAG AAGAACTTAAAAAGTTTCCGTCAAAAGGAAAAGAACTTAAAGAGACTGGGGATGTTGCAAGCACCATGAAAGGAG aagaagaaaaagacaaCAAAGAAGTTGGATATGCTGCAAGCAACTTGGAAAATG AAGAAGAAATGGCTAAGAAGATCAATGCTCCTTCTGCAGATGCAGCAAGCATACAGGATGAAG ATGTTGCTGGAGAAGTGAAGAATCGGGACCATGCTTAG
- the LOC120965942 gene encoding uncharacterized protein isoform X2 has translation MGRKACIEQKNLPSWFTVTEYRRATGTYKTYFDTYNNQTYRSIEGAARAFGLGDKDEPAFPKPLNIRKEDGSSGSLPMGPCTKIPAIPEYVGKDTASDSLNLEQELKKFPSKGKELKETGDVASTMKGEEEKDNKEVGYAASNLENEEEMAKKINAPSADAASIQDEDVAGEVKNRDHA, from the exons ATGGGAAGGAAGGCTTGTATTGAACAGAAAAATTTACCTTCATGGTTTACTGTTACAGAGTATAGACGGGCTACAGGAACTTACAAG ACATATTTTGATACATACAATAATCAGACGTACCGATCAATAGAGGGAGCGGCAAGGGCTTTTGGACTTGGTGACAAGGACGAACCTGCTTTTCCGAAGCCTTTGAATATCAGGAAG GAAGACGGCTCATCTGGATCATTACCTATGGGGCCTTGTACTAAAATCCCTG CAATCCCTGAGTATGTTGGAAAGGACACTGCTAGTGATTCACTCAATTTGGAACAAG AACTTAAAAAGTTTCCGTCAAAAGGAAAAGAACTTAAAGAGACTGGGGATGTTGCAAGCACCATGAAAGGAG aagaagaaaaagacaaCAAAGAAGTTGGATATGCTGCAAGCAACTTGGAAAATG AAGAAGAAATGGCTAAGAAGATCAATGCTCCTTCTGCAGATGCAGCAAGCATACAGGATGAAG ATGTTGCTGGAGAAGTGAAGAATCGGGACCATGCTTAG